The sequence below is a genomic window from Nitrosomonas sp..
AGATATGACATTGACCGAAACGATCAGTCAGGGCGCTGAGTTTATCGATATTAATGGCAAGCGTAAGCACGTCATCAGTTATCTGGAAGATTTTTTATTTTCTCCGCAACGTGCACGCTCCCCGGTTAAATCGCTTTCCGGCGGTGAACGCAATCGCCTATTATTGGCGCGGTTATTTACCCGTCCAGCTAATGTAATGGTGCTTGATGAACCAACAAACGATCTGGATATAGAGACACTGGAATTATTGGAGGAAATGCTGCAAAGTTATACGGGAACATTATTCTTGGTCAGCCATGACCGGACATTTTTGGATAATGTTGTCACTCAGGTTGTTGCATTTGAAGGGAATGGCGTGCTGCGAGAATATGTCGGTGGTTACTCGGATTGGATTCAGACCAGGCAGCTTAAAGAAAAACAAACTCAAACAGAGAGTGTTAAACAATATGATCCTATATCAGCCAAAAAAAAGAATAAGCCAACAACGCAGACCAGAAAACTGAGTTACCAAGAAAACCGTGAACTGGATGCGCTACCCGACAAAATAGAAATGTTGGAGCTTGAACAGGTCAACATTACCCTGCGCTTGAATGATGCGGAAATATACCGGAGTAATCCGGGTGAGGCCATAGCATTACAACAGCGTTTTTCAACCATAGAAAAAGAATTAACAGAGTGTCTCGAACGATGGGACGAATTGGAGTCAAGAAGCGCAAAATAAACGGAAAGTAACAGTAAAATTTCCCTATAAACAACATGGACATAGTATGCAATTCATTGACCAAATCGAGCACATCGTTTAAAGTTCAACTTTTAAGAGGAGGAGGCCTACAATGAAACAAAAAACAATGATTAATTTATTACTTGCCTCGAGCATGCTATTGGTATTTTCAGGTATAGCTCAAGCTGGCGACGCGGCGGCCGGGAAAGAAAAGAATTCTATGTGCATAGGGTGCCATGGAATTGATGGTTATCGTACCGCTTTTCCTTCAGCGTATAACGTACCTAAAATCGGTGGTCAATATGAAGAATATCTGGTCAAATCACTCGAAGGCTACAGAGATGGCACACGCAGTCACCCTTCTATGACGGGACTTGCAAAATCTCTTTCAGACCAGGATATCAAGGATTTAGCAGCTTTCTATGCAAATAATTAATTGAGATTTACATAAGGAATAAATGATGAAGAAATATTTTATTGCCGCGCTCAGCAGCGCCGCTCTTGTTTTATCGGGTCAGGTTGTTGCAGCTGATATTGAAGCAGGTAAAAGCAAAGCTGCAGAGGCATGTGCGTCGTGCCATGGTGCTGACGGAAACAGTCCAGCACCCAATTTTCCACATATCGGTGGTCAGTACAGAACATATTTAGAGAAAGCACTGAAAGATTACAAATCTGGCAGCCGCACTGACCCTGTCATGAATGGCATGGCAGCAGCATTGACTAAAGAAGATATCGAAAACCTCGCATTCTATTATTCAAGCCTGTCTGGCAAACTAAACTCGAACAGATAAAAAAACCTGTATTCCCTAGAAGAGAATACTTAACAGCTTTTATTGTTGCTAGTGAACGCTGATTAATTCATGAATTTGAACAGTCCTGAATTAATCAGAATCCTAGTTGAAACGGGATATGTTAAAGTCAATAGTTAATACACTATGTAACCATATCCCGTGTTTGTTTTAGGAATCAGCGCAAGATTTCATTGTGAATAAAGTAATAAAGCGAGTATAACTACTTGCCGTGTTGGCATTCATACTGCATCAATTCAAAGCAATAACTCTCAGATTTAATTTCTCAATCTGGATTCTGCGCAGACGACATTGGCATATCCGCAAGATTCAGAGACGAAAAGTTTAATACGCACATGGTAATATGGAAAACCGCATCAAAATACAACAACAGGTTGTGTTTTGCTGATCGCTTCAGCTGTCTTCATTACTGATAGGCAAAAATCCCTGCTGTCACTGTCCTTAATTGCACACGCCCACGTGAGTACAATATCTCTGCATTTATTTAAAATCGCGCTGTTGACTTTCACCACACCCGCCGCGTTCGCCTGCTGTTCGCAAGCAATTGCCCGTACCCGTAACCTTTCTTTAATGTTGCAGCCAGACCGACCCATGGATAGTACTTTTCTAACATTTCAAGCTGATTTTTACCATAGGAAGTGAACCACAGGGATAAACCACGGCTCAAAAACAGAAAAAACCAGATTAAGTACGTTTTTTCCGGAGACAAATCTTACAGAAATAACATATTTAGTTATCCGGTTCAAAAAATTCTGATTTTTCTAGTTCGTGCAATATTAAAGTTGGAAAGTTGTTTTACGCAAAGTAATAGAAAATCAAGAAATTTGATTTTCTCGATCTTTTGAATTTACCATTATGGTTATATTAGGGAACAAAAATGGATAATATACTGATAACAATTGAACAGTGGATTCCAGTTGAGGTGTTGATCAACTTGACAATTATTTCCATTATCAGTTTTATTGCATCATTGGTAATTATTCCGATCATTTTGATACGTTTGCCGCATGACTATTTTGATATACGTATTCCTCGATACTGGATGAAAGATCATCACCCGGTTTTGCGTATATTGGGATTAATCGTGAAAAATATTGTTGGCGGTATTTTTTTTCTTGCTGGTTTTATTATGCTTTTCCTACCAGGTCAGGGAATTTTGACAATGTTGATCGGCATATCGTTTATGGATTTTCCAAAAAAACGTCTACTGGAGGCTAAAATAATTGAGCAACCCGTTATCCTGAGTACTATCAATACGATGCGTCAGAAATGCAACAAATCGCCGCTGATCTTATCTTAGATACAAGAACTGGTGTCAGTCATACTCTTTTGTTCCAAAATATTTAGGAATTTATTTTTTCATCGGGTTGTATTAGATAAATCAAGACAACAGACAAAATAACAACGAGACGGAAAGCCGCTTGTTGACCATTCGCGACTTGTGATTGCCACATTAGAAACCATTCCCCGCCAATTGTCATAAATCCGGTGAACCATAACAAAATGCCCAGGGTTAGGCCAGAAACAGCAAGTTTTTTTGAGTGGTTGAACTGCGCATAATCATATCTGGACTTGAATAAACAATAACCACCGATCCAACAAAGTATGGCCACGACTGCTTCGATAAAAATGATCAAGCAAAAAACCAGATGATGAGTCCACGATGCTTCTATTGAACGCCACATGCCGTTGTTATCAGGGAAGGTTGTATCCATCTTAAGCACATGCGCGACAAGTACATAATTTGAATTGTAGTCCGTCACGTTACTTAAGGCAGCCAATGTCGCAAAAAAGGCGGTAGCCCAGACCAAAGCGACTTTAGAAAGTCTTATATACATTTGGTTAACGCTTTTTTATTTTATGGGATTGTTATTGCACGTTACAAAAAAAGAAGACAACCCCGGCCTGGTTACTGGAAATAACAGCGATTAGGCCGGGTTCAAAAGTTTATCAGTCAGACAAGTCAGTATCAGAAACCTGCTGAATACCCGCTAATAACCATACAGAATCGGGATCTTTCAGATCTTTTTCAACATGCCAGACTTCATCAAACGCTTCTGGCTCACCATCCGGTAATTCGCGCATTTGTCCTGTAAAGCGAACACTTGCAATCGCCGAGTCATCATTAGTTTCAACATCGAGCAGATTCGCATCAACAAACATGACTTCAGATTTCTGCTGCACGTCACCCCGTTCTTGTATCTGCATGCTAATCTCAGCAAACATTTCGGGAGTCGTATATTCACGAATATCATTGACATCACCAACATCATTTGCTGCCTGCAAGCGAATAAATGACATTTTGGCATTACGCAAAAATGGTTCTACTTTAAAGTCTGGCGGTATATTTGCGTGATGACTTTCTCCGGAACCCATTGAAGAGGGTTGCGCAGTTTGACCAAAAGATTGGGATGCAGCTCCACCCTGAGTGGTTGTATTGACTCCTGAATATTGCATGGGTTGCGCTGATTGTTCAGCACGCGGTCTTCGCATTAGGCGTATGATGAAAAAAATCACGCCGACAATCAGAATCAACATAACAATGTCCATCATATTGATGCCTTCAAAGGCGCCCCCCATAAACAATGCGGCTAATAAACCACCGGCAGCCAGCCCCGCCAATGCGCCGCCCCACTTACTGCCGCCACCGGCGGGAGAAGCAGGCGTTTGAGCCGGAGTTGGTGCCTGTTGCTGATTGGGTGTTGATTGCTGGTTCAATGACTGACGCTGCTTCCCAAAACTTTTACCGCCACCCATACGCCTGGCTTCCGCATCAACGGCAATTAAACTTATCGTGAAGAAAGCCAAAGTCAGGAAGGTAAGCAATTTTTTCATAATTGATCTCCCATGTTGCTGTTAAAGCAGCGAGTATAGCACTG
It includes:
- a CDS encoding cytochrome c, whose product is MKQKTMINLLLASSMLLVFSGIAQAGDAAAGKEKNSMCIGCHGIDGYRTAFPSAYNVPKIGGQYEEYLVKSLEGYRDGTRSHPSMTGLAKSLSDQDIKDLAAFYANN
- a CDS encoding cytochrome c, coding for MKKYFIAALSSAALVLSGQVVAADIEAGKSKAAEACASCHGADGNSPAPNFPHIGGQYRTYLEKALKDYKSGSRTDPVMNGMAAALTKEDIENLAFYYSSLSGKLNSNR
- a CDS encoding DUF2165 domain-containing protein: MYIRLSKVALVWATAFFATLAALSNVTDYNSNYVLVAHVLKMDTTFPDNNGMWRSIEASWTHHLVFCLIIFIEAVVAILCWIGGYCLFKSRYDYAQFNHSKKLAVSGLTLGILLWFTGFMTIGGEWFLMWQSQVANGQQAAFRLVVILSVVLIYLIQPDEKINS
- a CDS encoding TIM44-like domain-containing protein, producing MKKLLTFLTLAFFTISLIAVDAEARRMGGGKSFGKQRQSLNQQSTPNQQQAPTPAQTPASPAGGGSKWGGALAGLAAGGLLAALFMGGAFEGINMMDIVMLILIVGVIFFIIRLMRRPRAEQSAQPMQYSGVNTTTQGGAASQSFGQTAQPSSMGSGESHHANIPPDFKVEPFLRNAKMSFIRLQAANDVGDVNDIREYTTPEMFAEISMQIQERGDVQQKSEVMFVDANLLDVETNDDSAIASVRFTGQMRELPDGEPEAFDEVWHVEKDLKDPDSVWLLAGIQQVSDTDLSD